In the Leptospira selangorensis genome, one interval contains:
- a CDS encoding DUF4395 domain-containing protein: MIRIGNFPDTVNEYAARTVAGLVVILSLAAIITQSLWLVGALFYGFSARVLYGPKFSLFAKLAIHGIVPLLGLGSKTVAGPPKRFAQFVGVIFSGTAFVLLFLGQVFAFQVVLGVLVLFASLESILGFCAGCFVFGFLIKWGWIPEEVCEKCNNLQFVIKE; the protein is encoded by the coding sequence ATGATTCGAATCGGTAATTTTCCAGATACTGTCAATGAATATGCTGCAAGGACCGTTGCGGGCCTGGTTGTCATCTTAAGTTTGGCCGCAATAATTACGCAATCGCTTTGGTTGGTAGGAGCACTTTTCTACGGATTTTCAGCCAGAGTATTGTATGGACCGAAGTTTTCACTATTTGCAAAACTTGCGATACATGGGATCGTACCGTTACTCGGTCTTGGATCCAAAACAGTGGCAGGTCCTCCTAAGAGGTTCGCACAATTCGTAGGAGTGATCTTCAGCGGGACTGCATTTGTTCTGTTATTTTTAGGACAGGTATTCGCCTTCCAAGTTGTGCTTGGTGTTCTTGTACTTTTTGCAAGTTTAGAATCCATTTTAGGGTTTTGTGCTGGTTGTTTTGTTTTCGGATTTCTGATAAAATGGGGATGGATCCCAGAAGAAGTCTGCGAGAAGTGCAATAACCTACAATTCGTAATTAAAGAATAA
- a CDS encoding TetR/AcrR family transcriptional regulator: MSTKEKGVKDRILETAVRLFQTQGYGNTGINQIIQESQTAKASFYDYYPSKDLLGKAYIEFYGKEQLVLLEKLQSRSETARDFIQAWTHILRRQTRNSEFAGCPMANTAAQIASTSPSISEEVKKLALRTVDFLAIYLKERQKKGQIPKNADTQSLARKIFASYEGVLQIWKLTGKISALDDLPEMVDAIIKNSGKKSPI, from the coding sequence ATGTCAACCAAAGAAAAAGGGGTAAAAGATAGGATTTTGGAAACCGCAGTTAGGCTTTTCCAAACCCAAGGTTATGGGAATACGGGGATCAATCAAATTATCCAAGAGTCCCAAACTGCAAAGGCAAGCTTTTATGATTATTACCCTTCCAAGGATCTATTGGGAAAGGCATATATAGAATTTTATGGGAAAGAACAACTAGTCTTATTAGAAAAACTACAATCCAGGTCTGAGACTGCGAGAGATTTTATACAAGCCTGGACACATATTCTAAGAAGGCAGACCAGAAATAGCGAATTCGCAGGTTGCCCTATGGCAAACACGGCCGCTCAAATTGCATCCACCTCTCCTTCTATCTCGGAAGAAGTCAAAAAATTAGCCTTAAGAACTGTAGACTTCTTAGCTATCTATTTAAAAGAAAGACAGAAGAAAGGACAGATACCCAAAAACGCAGATACTCAATCCTTGGCTCGAAAAATTTTCGCTAGCTACGAAGGAGTATTGCAGATCTGGAAATTGACAGGAAAAATTTCAGCGTTAGACGATTTGCCTGAAATGGTAGATGCAATTATTAAAAATTCAGGGAAGAAATCTCCGATCTGA
- a CDS encoding class I SAM-dependent methyltransferase: MQTPESHYENFLAEKYSWMLGDLSAKEKDQLELFRSFEISPQGNGVAWDLGAGSGIQSIPLEELGFQVLAIDFNEKLLSEIKARKPDTKIRTKIADIRSRDLYQGVSPEILLCMGDTITHLESEKDWETTVSLWSSFLSPGSKLILGYRDLSYGKPGDKSIFVVRSEESRIFTCQLQFIQNKVDITDIFHEKTDKGWIVTSSSYNKLILPIDDLIKTVSQKNFGLKRKDEKNGMKFLLFEKF; encoded by the coding sequence ATGCAAACTCCGGAATCACATTACGAAAACTTTTTAGCTGAAAAATATTCCTGGATGTTGGGAGATCTTTCCGCTAAAGAAAAAGACCAACTGGAATTATTCAGATCTTTTGAGATTTCTCCCCAAGGAAACGGGGTCGCTTGGGATCTAGGAGCAGGAAGTGGGATACAATCCATTCCTTTGGAAGAATTAGGATTTCAAGTTTTAGCAATAGACTTCAATGAAAAATTATTATCTGAGATCAAGGCCAGAAAACCGGACACAAAGATCAGAACAAAGATTGCAGATATCAGATCCAGGGATTTATACCAAGGTGTTTCTCCGGAAATCCTTTTATGTATGGGGGACACGATCACTCATTTAGAATCGGAAAAAGATTGGGAGACAACAGTAAGTCTTTGGTCTAGCTTTCTTTCTCCAGGAAGTAAATTAATTTTAGGTTATAGAGATCTGAGTTATGGAAAACCAGGAGATAAAAGTATATTCGTGGTCCGTTCGGAAGAATCTCGAATTTTCACCTGCCAATTACAATTCATTCAGAACAAAGTGGATATTACGGATATATTTCACGAGAAAACTGATAAAGGTTGGATTGTTACTTCAAGTTCGTATAACAAACTGATCCTTCCTATCGATGATTTGATCAAAACTGTTTCTCAGAAAAATTTTGGACTTAAAAGAAAGGATGAGAAAAACGGGATGAAGTTTTTACTTTTTGAAAAGTTTTGA
- a CDS encoding LIC20153 family lipoprotein, translating to MKQKAIWLLLVLLLSASFVDCKKDDGEDLTNLAILNTLSGGGDCLVDFPGKAAVGVNRTRVTAGATGVQVIWGAIPFVNHPIAIVETLGVQTGDTIVFHGLDVIDNPNYSGTQPTIYAASDCPLPESALFNNNTTVKFNVSGSDPYNYQNTVSGSFYFLLYIVGAGTPPTVTVDFQN from the coding sequence ATGAAACAAAAAGCTATATGGTTATTATTGGTGCTTCTACTCTCGGCCTCTTTCGTTGATTGTAAGAAAGACGATGGTGAAGACCTAACAAACTTGGCAATTTTAAACACGCTTAGTGGTGGGGGAGATTGTTTAGTAGATTTCCCTGGTAAAGCAGCGGTAGGTGTGAACCGTACTCGCGTTACTGCTGGAGCTACTGGTGTACAAGTTATATGGGGAGCAATACCTTTCGTAAATCACCCGATTGCAATCGTAGAAACTCTTGGAGTTCAAACTGGTGATACTATTGTTTTTCATGGTTTGGATGTAATTGACAATCCGAATTACTCTGGGACTCAACCTACCATTTATGCGGCTTCCGATTGTCCTCTACCTGAATCGGCTTTATTTAACAATAATACAACTGTTAAATTTAACGTTTCAGGATCTGATCCATATAACTATCAAAACACTGTGTCTGGATCTTTTTACTTTTTACTTTATATAGTTGGCGCGGGAACTCCTCCAACTGTAACTGTTGATTTCCAAAATTAA
- a CDS encoding adenylate/guanylate cyclase domain-containing protein: protein MLSRHFETLSNTLEKEILASEQIRSKILLAAFAFAGISWSILFLFLKEEFNQSTGIEFPFEVLIGALAFGTVYEFGFLKLLNYLKKREFKLPLLPRFGNALIETSLPGIILFILIQKHSHPVVPSNSPISNLYFIFIILSVLRMEFGLSLFTGAIAATQYLITGLFFVPDSPLSGESAYSFFYSKVPTYMRSGLFLASGIVAGLVGLRLKKILKNSVERLEERNEILGMFGQYVSPSVVDKLMSQKADTASENKDVCVMFLDIRNFTKFSEDKSPSEVISYLNTLFEDMIEIVNKHNGIINKFLGDGFMAVFGAPLSDNGKDAKNAVSAALEIQKKVIEMNVSGKIPETKIGIGLHFGEAMTGSVGSSQRKEYTIIGDTVNLASRVEQLNKDFGSEILATDTVYEHVKHFLEAESLPPVKVKGREKEVLIYKLT, encoded by the coding sequence ATGTTATCCAGACATTTCGAAACCTTATCTAATACCCTGGAAAAAGAGATCCTGGCCAGTGAACAGATCCGAAGTAAGATCCTTTTGGCCGCTTTTGCATTCGCAGGAATTTCCTGGAGTATCCTATTCTTATTTTTAAAAGAAGAATTTAATCAAAGCACAGGGATAGAATTCCCTTTCGAAGTATTGATAGGTGCTTTAGCATTCGGAACTGTTTACGAATTCGGATTTTTAAAATTGCTGAATTATCTTAAAAAAAGAGAATTCAAACTTCCACTTCTACCCAGATTCGGAAACGCATTGATAGAAACTTCCCTTCCCGGGATCATATTATTCATTTTGATCCAAAAACATTCTCACCCGGTAGTTCCTTCAAACTCCCCTATCTCGAATTTATATTTTATTTTTATAATACTCTCAGTTTTAAGAATGGAGTTTGGACTTTCTCTATTTACTGGAGCAATCGCTGCGACCCAATATTTGATCACAGGTTTATTTTTTGTTCCGGACTCTCCTTTAAGTGGAGAATCCGCCTATAGTTTCTTCTATTCCAAAGTTCCTACATATATGCGTTCCGGATTATTTTTAGCATCAGGGATCGTAGCCGGGCTAGTAGGTTTACGATTGAAAAAGATCCTTAAAAACTCTGTAGAACGTCTGGAAGAAAGAAACGAAATTTTAGGAATGTTCGGTCAATATGTTTCCCCATCCGTAGTGGACAAATTGATGAGCCAAAAAGCGGATACCGCCTCCGAAAACAAAGACGTATGCGTAATGTTCTTAGATATCCGAAACTTTACAAAATTCTCCGAAGACAAAAGTCCTTCGGAAGTAATCTCCTATTTGAATACATTATTCGAAGATATGATAGAGATCGTGAATAAACATAATGGTATTATAAACAAATTTTTGGGGGACGGGTTTATGGCGGTATTCGGCGCCCCACTCTCTGATAATGGAAAAGATGCAAAGAATGCAGTCTCTGCCGCATTAGAGATCCAGAAAAAAGTAATAGAAATGAATGTCTCCGGCAAGATCCCTGAAACTAAGATCGGGATAGGTCTGCATTTCGGAGAAGCAATGACCGGAAGTGTAGGTTCCTCCCAAAGGAAAGAATACACTATTATCGGAGACACAGTCAATCTTGCGTCCAGAGTGGAACAATTGAATAAAGACTTCGGGAGTGAAATTTTAGCCACGGATACGGTTTACGAACATGTAAAACATTTCTTAGAAGCAGAGTCACTTCCCCCGGTAAAAGTAAAGGGAAGAGAAAAAGAAGTCCTGATCTATAAATTAACCTGA
- a CDS encoding efflux RND transporter permease subunit → MIDKLIRLSIKNRIFVLILTAGITIIGLYNAYQLSIDAIPDITNVQVSVVTQSPGLSPVEVEQFITYPIEMELTGVPHVTEIRSISRTGVSSVTVIFKDGTDIYFARQLINERLRAAEAVIPKGYGSPELSPIATGLGDIYEFVLTSDRHNPEELRTYMEWELAREIKSTEGIIDVNIIGGEARQYQIKIDPQRLAVHNITLSQLCDKLETANQNTGGGYITKSAEQIVIRGESQFKTVDEIRNVAVQTERDGVPLLLGQIATVETGPALRFGLMTKDAKGEVVGATAMMLMGQNSLEVVKKVKEKIEVLRARLPEGMKIVTFYDRSEFIGRTLGTIFTNLAEAAVLVIIVLIFALGTVKGALLVSLSIPIPMLAATIFMRMFGIVGNLMSLGALDFGLLVDGTIVMLESVLHGFILKQAFYEQQNSQEDRKLAAEQIITDSCVRVARAAAFSVGIILLVYLPLMTLEGVEGRMFKPMAMTVAISLAMALLFSLTTFPAAASILFQTPVFHHSKFWDRAEELYMQLLDFGMANKKLFLRAGLGVFAVSLILGSTLGSEFLPRIDEGEFAIDIKRLPSTSINYSRDTNTEIERVIAQFPEVTSVVSKMGRGESAAEPIGTEEGESMVKLIPPKEWTSASSRDELMDKMKDAILKSVPSSTISLSQPIENRVNALLSGSKADVVIKIYGDDLQTLKDTASKFADKIKKVPGAADLRVQRVLGLPLIQIKADRQKMARYGVAAEEILTTVESLRIGRKAGKVFEGFKRFDLVVRLQLDVSDLDKLENIPVMTSTGVTVPLGQVATIEFVEGPAAIYRESLKRRIMVEANVRGRDLVGFVNEAQKVTADIEKTLPEGYRTDWGGQFENFQRAKNRLMLVVPIALGIIFVMLIAAFGNIYYAAGVFIVVPLAVAGGIIGLVLRGLPFSIPAGVGFIAVSGIAVLNGVVYASTLKEELEKGITISKAVLSAGLHSLRPVMTTEIIAAVGFIPMAISTMAGAEVQRPLATVVIFGVIVATVLSRVLLPIVMEFLLNIYQDQERRKEARKRKLESEFQASRAHERIPQTLEEVSWDSEEVTHEEPEEVGSSKSKRSKNGGKKRK, encoded by the coding sequence ATGATAGATAAACTGATACGTCTCTCCATTAAGAACAGGATTTTCGTCCTGATACTCACTGCAGGAATCACCATAATAGGTTTGTATAATGCGTATCAACTTTCTATCGACGCAATCCCCGATATTACAAACGTTCAGGTTTCCGTTGTAACTCAGTCCCCTGGTCTTTCTCCTGTAGAAGTAGAGCAGTTCATTACTTATCCTATTGAGATGGAACTTACAGGAGTTCCTCATGTAACAGAGATCCGTTCTATTTCCAGAACTGGAGTGAGTAGTGTTACTGTAATTTTCAAAGATGGGACTGATATTTATTTCGCAAGGCAACTCATTAACGAAAGGTTAAGAGCGGCAGAGGCTGTGATCCCTAAAGGTTATGGTAGTCCTGAACTTTCCCCTATCGCAACCGGTCTTGGAGATATTTATGAATTCGTTCTAACAAGTGATCGCCATAATCCGGAAGAGCTCAGGACTTATATGGAATGGGAACTTGCAAGGGAGATTAAATCAACCGAAGGGATTATCGACGTAAATATCATCGGCGGGGAAGCAAGACAGTATCAGATCAAGATAGATCCCCAAAGATTAGCAGTTCATAATATTACATTATCTCAACTTTGTGATAAATTAGAAACAGCCAACCAAAACACAGGTGGCGGTTATATCACCAAAAGTGCGGAACAGATCGTGATCCGTGGAGAAAGCCAGTTCAAAACCGTGGACGAGATCCGTAACGTTGCAGTCCAAACAGAAAGAGACGGAGTTCCACTTCTTTTAGGCCAGATCGCAACTGTAGAAACCGGTCCGGCACTTCGTTTCGGACTTATGACCAAAGATGCTAAGGGAGAAGTAGTAGGCGCCACTGCAATGATGCTTATGGGCCAAAACTCTTTGGAAGTAGTGAAAAAGGTCAAAGAGAAAATAGAAGTACTAAGAGCCAGACTTCCGGAAGGAATGAAGATCGTAACATTCTATGATCGTTCAGAATTTATCGGAAGAACATTAGGAACAATCTTCACAAACCTGGCAGAAGCTGCGGTACTCGTAATCATAGTTTTGATCTTTGCACTAGGAACAGTGAAAGGTGCGTTACTAGTCAGCTTATCCATTCCGATCCCAATGCTTGCCGCCACAATATTCATGAGAATGTTCGGTATCGTCGGTAACTTAATGTCTTTGGGAGCATTGGACTTCGGACTCTTAGTGGACGGAACCATTGTGATGTTGGAATCAGTTCTTCACGGTTTTATCTTAAAACAAGCATTCTATGAACAACAGAATTCACAAGAAGATAGGAAACTTGCGGCAGAACAGATCATTACCGATTCCTGTGTGAGGGTGGCGAGAGCAGCAGCTTTCTCCGTAGGGATTATCTTGCTAGTATACCTACCTCTCATGACATTAGAAGGTGTAGAAGGTAGAATGTTCAAACCTATGGCGATGACTGTTGCAATCTCACTTGCCATGGCGCTTTTATTCTCTCTTACAACCTTTCCCGCTGCGGCGAGTATCTTATTCCAAACTCCAGTATTCCATCATAGTAAGTTTTGGGACAGAGCGGAAGAGCTGTATATGCAACTTCTCGACTTCGGAATGGCAAACAAAAAGTTATTCTTAAGAGCAGGCCTAGGCGTATTTGCAGTTTCTCTAATATTAGGATCTACTTTAGGATCCGAATTCCTTCCCCGAATAGATGAGGGAGAATTTGCGATAGATATCAAAAGATTACCCTCTACTTCTATCAATTATTCCAGAGATACGAATACCGAAATAGAGAGGGTAATAGCTCAGTTCCCTGAAGTAACGAGTGTAGTTAGTAAGATGGGTCGAGGTGAGTCAGCAGCGGAACCGATAGGAACGGAAGAAGGAGAATCCATGGTGAAACTCATTCCTCCTAAAGAATGGACATCCGCTTCTTCCCGAGACGAACTTATGGATAAAATGAAGGACGCGATCTTAAAATCAGTTCCTTCTAGTACGATCTCACTTTCACAACCGATCGAAAACAGGGTAAATGCACTTCTCTCCGGATCTAAAGCGGACGTGGTAATTAAAATTTATGGAGATGATCTCCAAACCCTAAAAGATACCGCATCCAAATTTGCGGATAAGATCAAGAAGGTTCCGGGAGCTGCAGACTTAAGAGTACAAAGAGTTCTAGGGCTTCCTTTAATCCAAATCAAAGCAGACAGACAGAAGATGGCGCGTTACGGCGTAGCCGCAGAAGAGATCTTAACCACCGTAGAATCATTACGTATAGGAAGAAAGGCAGGAAAAGTATTCGAAGGATTCAAACGATTCGACTTAGTAGTTCGTCTTCAGTTAGATGTTTCGGATCTGGATAAATTGGAAAACATTCCGGTCATGACTTCTACCGGAGTTACGGTTCCTCTGGGACAAGTAGCGACCATCGAATTTGTAGAGGGTCCTGCGGCAATTTACAGAGAGTCGTTAAAACGTAGGATCATGGTAGAAGCAAACGTACGAGGAAGAGACTTAGTAGGTTTCGTAAATGAAGCACAAAAAGTCACAGCCGATATAGAAAAAACTCTACCGGAAGGTTATAGAACGGATTGGGGTGGTCAGTTCGAGAACTTCCAAAGAGCGAAAAATAGATTAATGCTCGTAGTTCCAATCGCACTCGGAATCATCTTCGTGATGTTAATCGCTGCATTCGGAAATATTTATTATGCAGCGGGAGTATTCATCGTAGTACCACTCGCAGTCGCGGGAGGGATCATAGGCCTTGTGCTTAGAGGACTTCCTTTCAGTATTCCTGCCGGTGTTGGATTTATCGCGGTGAGCGGTATCGCAGTATTGAACGGGGTTGTATACGCCTCCACTCTCAAAGAAGAATTAGAAAAAGGTATCACTATCTCCAAAGCGGTGTTGTCTGCGGGACTTCATTCACTTCGTCCGGTAATGACAACTGAGATCATTGCCGCAGTCGGATTTATTCCGATGGCGATATCTACCATGGCTGGAGCGGAAGTGCAAAGACCTTTGGCAACCGTGGTGATCTTCGGAGTAATCGTTGCGACAGTTCTTTCTCGAGTACTTCTTCCTATCGTGATGGAATTCCTACTGAATATTTACCAAGACCAGGAAAGAAGAAAAGAAGCTCGTAAAAGAAAATTAGAGTCTGAATTCCAAGCTTCCAGAGCCCATGAAAGAATTCCACAAACATTGGAAGAAGTTTCCTGGGATTCAGAAGAGGTTACTCATGAAGAACCGGAAGAAGTGGGAAGCTCTAAATCCAAACGTTCCAAAAACGGGGGGAAGAAGAGGAAGTAA
- a CDS encoding nitroreductase, translating to MSSLSSETESIDISGIASSVEEAVFTRHSIRDYLSKPVEDSVLKELFSKSLRAPSWKNSQPWKVHVVSGAKRDKMAELLQERAKQSETPVPDTIWPTGFPSDAKRRMFDLGMKIYGAAGIERKDKEARDKFMLRNFEFFGAPTAVFITTEFELNFYIALDIGCFLNTVMLLARSYGLGTVPQAALSAFPEVVRKELGLAESEKIVCGLSLGYPKPDSVLNKFHTPREEVSDLVKFYT from the coding sequence ATGTCTTCTTTATCCTCAGAAACAGAATCAATCGATATATCAGGAATTGCTTCCAGTGTAGAAGAAGCTGTCTTCACTCGTCATAGTATCCGGGATTATCTTTCCAAACCTGTGGAAGATTCCGTATTAAAGGAATTATTCTCCAAGTCTTTGAGAGCACCCAGTTGGAAAAATAGTCAACCTTGGAAGGTGCATGTGGTGAGCGGTGCCAAACGGGATAAAATGGCGGAACTATTACAAGAAAGAGCTAAACAATCGGAAACTCCTGTGCCTGATACGATTTGGCCTACCGGTTTTCCATCGGATGCTAAGCGTAGAATGTTCGATCTTGGTATGAAGATCTACGGTGCTGCAGGGATTGAAAGAAAGGATAAGGAGGCCAGGGATAAGTTTATGCTTCGTAACTTCGAATTTTTTGGAGCTCCTACAGCGGTATTTATCACAACAGAATTCGAACTCAATTTTTATATCGCATTAGACATAGGCTGTTTTTTGAACACAGTTATGCTTCTTGCCAGAAGTTATGGATTAGGGACTGTTCCTCAGGCTGCATTATCCGCCTTCCCGGAAGTGGTCCGAAAAGAATTGGGATTGGCGGAATCCGAAAAAATAGTCTGCGGTTTAAGTTTGGGTTATCCTAAGCCGGACTCCGTATTAAATAAGTTTCATACACCCCGGGAAGAAGTTTCAGATTTAGTAAAATTCTATACTTAA
- a CDS encoding arsenosugar biosynthesis-associated peroxidase-like protein — MAQETTYYKPEDLKKFGNIGEFEPDLAKKFFDYYGAVFADGALSAKEKSLIALAVAHVVQCPYCIDAYTTDTVEKGVTEEQIWEAIHVGAAIRGGATLVHSVQALNKVKELGI, encoded by the coding sequence GTGGCACAGGAAACAACCTATTATAAACCGGAAGATCTGAAAAAATTCGGAAATATCGGAGAATTCGAGCCTGACCTGGCAAAAAAGTTTTTCGACTATTACGGAGCAGTTTTTGCGGATGGAGCGTTATCTGCTAAGGAAAAATCATTGATCGCTCTTGCTGTAGCACATGTAGTACAATGTCCTTATTGTATAGATGCTTATACCACTGACACTGTAGAAAAAGGTGTAACCGAAGAACAAATCTGGGAAGCAATCCATGTAGGCGCTGCTATCCGTGGAGGAGCGACCTTAGTTCATAGCGTTCAAGCATTAAATAAAGTAAAAGAACTCGGTATATAA
- a CDS encoding potassium-transporting ATPase subunit F — translation MSYTFLIVLVITLCGYLSFSILKPEKF, via the coding sequence TTGTCTTATACATTTCTTATCGTTTTAGTCATTACATTATGCGGTTATCTCTCCTTCTCCATTTTAAAACCGGAAAAATTTTAG
- the arsS gene encoding arsenosugar biosynthesis radical SAM (seleno)protein ArsS (Some members of this family are selenoproteins.): MRSLLARGSELASSKEQLKILTEVSGKLGLPSFSEKLKEAGLYPLRPTGVDILQVNVGKLCNQTCRHCHVDAGPDRREIMSKETMQECLVALATPGVTTLDITGGAPEMNPNFRWFVEEASKLGKKIMIRCNLTILLAGEKYKDLPEFFAKHKVEVVSSLPYFQKRRTDAQRGEGVFDRSIEALRKLNTVGYGISGSGLVLNLVYNPVGAFLAGGQSTLENDFKKELKQVHGVEFNSLFALTNMPISRFLESLLENDNIDAYLEKLVTAFNPVAATAVMCRNTLSVGWDGSLYDCDFNQMLDMKIEDKVSKISEFNKSVLDSREILLHQHCYGCTAGAGSSCGGSIA; the protein is encoded by the coding sequence ATGAGATCCCTATTAGCAAGAGGGAGCGAGCTCGCTTCTTCCAAAGAACAATTGAAAATTCTTACGGAAGTTTCCGGAAAGCTGGGTCTGCCTAGTTTTTCAGAAAAATTAAAAGAAGCAGGGCTCTATCCTTTGCGCCCGACAGGGGTAGACATACTACAAGTGAACGTGGGGAAACTCTGCAACCAGACCTGCAGGCATTGTCATGTGGATGCCGGTCCGGATCGCAGAGAGATCATGAGTAAGGAAACCATGCAGGAATGTTTGGTTGCCTTGGCCACGCCGGGTGTTACTACCTTGGACATCACCGGTGGCGCACCTGAGATGAATCCTAATTTCAGATGGTTCGTGGAAGAAGCTTCCAAATTAGGGAAGAAGATCATGATCCGTTGTAATCTTACCATTCTTCTTGCAGGAGAAAAATACAAAGACCTTCCTGAATTTTTCGCAAAACATAAAGTGGAAGTGGTTTCTAGTCTTCCTTATTTCCAAAAAAGAAGAACGGATGCCCAAAGGGGAGAAGGTGTATTCGATCGCTCTATAGAAGCATTAAGAAAGTTAAATACTGTCGGCTATGGTATCTCCGGTTCCGGACTTGTATTAAATTTAGTATATAATCCTGTGGGAGCATTTCTTGCGGGCGGTCAGTCCACTCTGGAAAATGATTTCAAAAAGGAATTAAAACAAGTACACGGAGTTGAATTTAATTCGTTATTCGCACTTACTAATATGCCTATCAGCCGTTTTTTGGAATCATTACTCGAAAACGATAATATAGATGCCTACTTAGAAAAACTTGTGACTGCATTTAATCCTGTAGCAGCGACTGCAGTTATGTGCCGCAACACGTTAAGTGTTGGTTGGGACGGAAGCCTGTACGATTGTGATTTTAACCAAATGTTAGATATGAAGATAGAAGATAAGGTAAGTAAAATATCCGAATTTAACAAATCAGTATTGGATTCCAGAGAGATCCTATTACACCAACATTGTTATGGATGTACTGCGGGAGCAGGCTCTTCTTGCGGTGGTTCCATCGCTTAA